One segment of Microbacterium arborescens DNA contains the following:
- a CDS encoding YgfZ/GcvT domain-containing protein encodes MSGDGATFADVDGAVCDELGLLHIGNPMREQQLLDSGSAVAPLGDRAVVTVAGPDRLSWLDSLTSQALTRLLPGESTELLVLDPQGHVEHAASVVDDGETTWLITDAERLDGLVTWLTRMRFRLRVEVTDRSGDTAVVGGTAAAVADLTSSVVWRDPWPEVSIGGWGYAADEGHPAAGRDWAEAVLDRDELRRLADDAVAGRRRVAGRWAADALRIAAWRPRATTEADGMTLPHEVDWLRTAVHLSKGCYRGQETVAKVHNLGHPPRRLVALQLDGSDAVIPEPGAIVRRDGDEVGRVTSAARHFEQGPIALAIVKRSVPVDADLIVDAGDDTVAAVQEVVVPPDAGRTAAPPRLPRLSRRT; translated from the coding sequence ATGTCGGGCGACGGCGCGACCTTCGCCGACGTCGACGGGGCCGTGTGCGACGAACTCGGACTCCTGCACATCGGCAACCCGATGCGTGAGCAGCAGCTTCTCGACAGCGGCAGTGCCGTCGCGCCGCTGGGCGATCGCGCGGTGGTGACCGTCGCGGGCCCCGACCGTCTCAGCTGGCTCGACTCGCTGACCTCGCAGGCGCTGACGCGGCTTCTCCCGGGCGAGAGCACCGAGCTGCTCGTGCTCGACCCGCAGGGTCACGTGGAGCACGCGGCATCCGTCGTCGACGACGGCGAGACGACCTGGCTCATCACCGATGCCGAGCGTCTCGACGGGCTCGTCACCTGGCTCACGCGCATGCGGTTCCGCTTGCGCGTCGAGGTGACCGATCGTTCCGGCGACACCGCCGTCGTCGGCGGAACGGCGGCCGCGGTCGCCGACCTGACGTCATCCGTCGTGTGGCGCGATCCGTGGCCGGAAGTCTCCATCGGTGGATGGGGATACGCGGCGGACGAGGGTCATCCCGCGGCCGGACGTGACTGGGCCGAGGCGGTCCTCGACCGCGACGAACTCCGCCGGCTCGCCGATGACGCCGTCGCGGGACGCCGCCGCGTCGCCGGACGATGGGCGGCCGACGCTCTGCGCATCGCCGCCTGGCGGCCGCGTGCGACCACCGAGGCCGACGGCATGACGCTTCCGCACGAGGTCGATTGGCTCCGCACCGCCGTCCATCTGTCGAAGGGCTGCTACCGCGGCCAGGAGACGGTGGCGAAGGTGCACAACCTGGGGCATCCTCCCCGTCGCCTCGTGGCGTTGCAGCTCGACGGCAGCGACGCGGTGATTCCCGAACCCGGCGCGATCGTGCGCCGCGACGGCGACGAGGTGGGGCGGGTCACCTCGGCCGCGCGGCACTTCGAGCAGGGGCCTATCGCCCTCGCCATCGTGAAGCGTTCGGTGCCGGTCGACGCCGACCTCATCGTCGATGCCGGTGACGACACGGTCGCGGCGGTCCAGGAAGTCGTCGTTCCGCCCGATGCCGGCCGCACCGCCGCACCGCCGCGGCTGCCTCGCCTGAGCCGCCGCACCTGA
- a CDS encoding FABP family protein → MLELPTDLPADLVPLSWLLGVWEGSGVIDYETADGHLTGEFAHQVSFSHDGGDYLNYSANAWLIDDSGARIRPLVAETGYWRVARPAAAEDAGPGLLPASAPARERTVDDVEALRNDEGGFDLEVALVHSDGVSELYLGQVRGPRIDLATDAVVRTAGAKEYTAATRMYGLVDGHLLWAWDIAALGGELASHASARLAKAE, encoded by the coding sequence GTGCTCGAGCTGCCCACCGACCTGCCGGCGGACCTCGTTCCGCTGTCGTGGCTGCTCGGAGTCTGGGAGGGCTCGGGCGTCATCGACTACGAGACGGCCGACGGCCATCTCACCGGCGAGTTCGCGCACCAGGTGAGCTTCAGTCACGACGGCGGCGACTATCTGAACTACTCCGCCAACGCCTGGCTGATCGACGACAGTGGTGCGCGTATCCGTCCGCTCGTGGCCGAGACCGGATATTGGCGAGTCGCGCGACCGGCCGCGGCCGAGGACGCCGGACCGGGCCTGTTGCCGGCATCCGCTCCCGCGCGCGAGCGGACCGTCGACGATGTCGAGGCGCTCCGCAACGACGAAGGCGGTTTCGACCTCGAGGTCGCGCTCGTCCACTCCGACGGCGTGAGCGAGCTGTACCTCGGGCAGGTCCGCGGTCCGCGCATCGACCTCGCCACCGACGCGGTCGTGCGCACCGCGGGGGCGAAGGAGTACACCGCAGCCACGCGCATGTACGGCCTCGTCGACGGGCATCTCCTGTGGGCCTGGGACATCGCCGCACTCGGGGGCGAGCTCGCCTCACACGCGTCGGCCCGCTTGGCCAAGGCCGAGTGA
- a CDS encoding winged helix-turn-helix domain-containing protein has protein sequence MAQLLVLSSTHGGGLALPALELLSHRVRQIPAEPAQLVNAPSAEVVFVDARHDLVGAKSLCKILGSTGIDAPLVLIVTEGGLTAVSTDWGIDDVILVTAGPAEIDARIRLAIGRVSKEAVSSRIQTSGITIDESSYSAKVHGRPLDLTYKEFQLLHFFATHPSRVFTREQLLSEVWGYDYFGGTRTVDVHVRRLRAKLGDLEQLIGTVRNVGYRFNVYEDEPVPAGGDSAQS, from the coding sequence TTGGCACAGCTTCTCGTTCTGAGTTCCACGCACGGCGGTGGTCTCGCGCTCCCGGCGCTCGAGCTGCTCAGCCACCGGGTCCGGCAGATCCCCGCCGAACCCGCCCAGCTCGTCAACGCCCCCAGCGCCGAGGTGGTCTTCGTCGACGCGCGTCACGACCTCGTCGGCGCGAAGTCGCTGTGCAAGATCCTGGGCAGCACGGGTATCGATGCACCTCTCGTGCTCATCGTCACCGAGGGCGGCCTCACCGCCGTGTCCACCGACTGGGGCATCGACGACGTCATCCTCGTCACAGCCGGCCCCGCCGAGATCGACGCCCGCATCCGCCTCGCAATCGGACGCGTGAGCAAAGAAGCGGTGTCGAGCCGCATCCAGACCTCCGGCATCACGATCGACGAGTCGTCGTACTCGGCCAAGGTGCACGGGCGGCCCCTCGACCTGACGTACAAGGAGTTCCAGCTGCTGCACTTCTTCGCGACGCACCCCTCACGGGTCTTCACGCGTGAGCAGCTGCTGAGCGAGGTGTGGGGCTACGACTACTTCGGCGGCACCCGCACGGTCGACGTTCACGTGCGGCGTCTGCGCGCGAAACTCGGCGATCTCGAACAGCTGATCGGCACCGTGCGCAACGTGGGCTACCGCTTCAACGTCTATGAGGACGAGCCGGTTCCCGCCGGCGGCGACTCCGCGCAGAGCTGA
- a CDS encoding RNA degradosome polyphosphate kinase has protein sequence MIDTEALDSGLGDADDDDFDPAVEDVDAQLPDHRYTDREISWLAFNQRVLELAEDPTLPVLERANFLAIFASNLDEFFMVRVAGLKRRIVTGLAVPTNVGRAPQEVLSDISADAHALQLRHASAWGDMIQPALRDAGIEIVGWDDLDESERGRLYDYFQAQVFPVLMPLAVDPAHPFPYISGLSLNLAIRIRNAKTGRQEFARLKVPPMLPRFVELNTGTSVKRYLPLEDLIANNLEDLFPGMEILEHHTFRLTRNEDVVIEEDETENLIQALEAELLRRRFGPPIRLEVTEDMDDVTLDLLLGELDITDQEVYRLPGLLDLRGLFDLARIDRPELRYKPHVPTTATAFQPAEQNGRTDFFGAIRAGDVLVHHPYESFTTSVVAFLEQAARDPHVLAIKQTLYRTSGDSPIVQALIDAAERGKQVLALVEVKARFDEAANIVWARKLEKAGVHVVYGLVGLKTHCKLLHVIREEDGALRSYSHIGTGNYNPKTSRLYEDFGLFTSDEQVGRDLTRLFNELSGYAIEKKFKRLLVAPLHLRKGLLRHIDAERRNALEGKPAHIRIKVNSMVDEQIIDALYRASQAGVRVDVWVRGICSLRTDLPGVTDNITVRSILGRYLEHSRIFTFHNAGDTIAYIGSADMMHRNLDRRVEALVRVVAPAHVKELTTLFDLAMSDATSSWHLGEGGVWTRHAFDDDGKPLADLQDRTMAHVQRRRRARAVR, from the coding sequence ATGATCGACACCGAGGCTCTGGACTCCGGTCTGGGCGACGCCGACGACGACGACTTCGACCCGGCCGTCGAAGACGTCGACGCACAGCTGCCCGACCACCGCTACACCGACCGTGAGATCAGCTGGCTCGCGTTCAACCAGCGCGTGCTCGAGCTCGCCGAAGACCCGACTCTGCCGGTGCTCGAGCGAGCCAACTTCCTCGCGATCTTCGCCAGCAACCTCGACGAGTTCTTCATGGTGCGCGTCGCCGGGCTCAAGCGGCGCATCGTGACGGGTCTCGCCGTCCCCACCAACGTCGGGCGAGCTCCGCAGGAGGTGCTCTCCGACATCTCCGCCGATGCGCACGCGCTGCAGCTACGTCACGCGAGCGCGTGGGGAGACATGATCCAGCCGGCGCTCCGGGATGCCGGCATCGAGATCGTCGGATGGGACGACCTCGACGAGTCCGAGCGCGGACGCCTGTACGACTACTTCCAGGCGCAGGTGTTCCCCGTCCTCATGCCCCTGGCCGTCGACCCGGCGCACCCTTTCCCCTACATCTCGGGCCTGTCGCTGAACCTCGCTATCCGGATCCGCAACGCCAAGACCGGACGACAGGAATTCGCACGCCTCAAGGTGCCGCCGATGCTCCCCCGGTTCGTGGAGCTCAACACCGGCACCTCGGTCAAGCGCTACCTTCCGCTCGAGGACCTGATCGCCAACAACCTCGAAGACCTCTTCCCCGGCATGGAGATCCTCGAGCATCACACCTTCCGACTCACGCGCAACGAAGACGTCGTGATCGAGGAGGACGAGACCGAGAACCTGATCCAGGCGCTCGAGGCCGAGCTTCTCCGGCGTCGCTTCGGCCCGCCGATCCGGCTCGAAGTGACCGAGGATATGGACGACGTCACGCTCGACCTCCTGCTCGGCGAGCTCGACATCACCGATCAGGAGGTGTACCGCCTGCCGGGGCTGCTCGACCTGCGCGGCCTCTTCGACCTCGCCCGCATCGACCGTCCCGAGCTGCGGTACAAGCCGCACGTTCCCACGACGGCGACCGCGTTCCAGCCCGCCGAGCAGAACGGGCGCACCGACTTCTTCGGCGCCATCCGTGCCGGCGACGTGCTCGTGCACCACCCGTACGAGTCGTTCACGACGAGCGTCGTCGCGTTCCTCGAGCAGGCGGCGCGTGATCCTCACGTGCTCGCCATCAAGCAGACGCTCTACCGCACGTCGGGCGACAGCCCCATCGTGCAGGCGCTGATCGACGCCGCCGAGCGCGGCAAGCAGGTGCTCGCTCTCGTCGAGGTGAAGGCCCGTTTCGACGAAGCCGCGAACATCGTCTGGGCCCGCAAGCTCGAGAAGGCCGGTGTCCACGTCGTCTACGGCCTCGTCGGGCTGAAGACGCACTGCAAGCTGCTGCACGTCATCCGCGAAGAAGACGGCGCCCTGCGCAGCTACAGTCACATCGGCACGGGCAACTACAACCCCAAGACGAGCCGCCTCTACGAGGACTTCGGACTGTTCACGAGCGACGAGCAGGTCGGACGAGACCTGACGCGACTGTTCAACGAGCTCAGCGGCTACGCGATCGAGAAGAAGTTCAAGCGCTTGCTGGTGGCCCCCCTCCATCTGCGCAAGGGCCTGCTGCGCCACATCGACGCCGAGCGACGCAACGCGCTCGAGGGCAAGCCCGCCCACATCCGCATCAAGGTCAACTCGATGGTCGACGAGCAGATCATCGACGCCCTCTACCGGGCGAGCCAGGCCGGGGTGCGGGTGGACGTCTGGGTGCGCGGTATCTGCTCGCTCCGCACCGATCTTCCGGGCGTGACCGACAACATCACGGTGCGCTCGATCCTGGGACGCTACCTCGAGCACTCGCGCATCTTCACGTTCCACAACGCCGGCGACACCATCGCCTACATCGGCAGCGCTGACATGATGCACCGCAACCTCGACCGCCGTGTCGAGGCGCTCGTCCGGGTCGTCGCGCCCGCGCACGTCAAAGAGCTGACGACGCTGTTCGACCTCGCGATGAGCGACGCGACCAGCTCGTGGCATCTCGGCGAGGGCGGCGTCTGGACGCGCCATGCGTTCGACGACGATGGCAAGCCGCTCGCCGACCTGCAGGACCGCACGATGGCGCATGTGCAGCGGCGTCGCCGGGCGCGCGCGGTGCGATGA
- a CDS encoding NUDIX hydrolase → MTDTAVYAAGGVVWRWVDGKVKVLIIHRTKYRDLTLPKGKVDPGEMLAETAVREIREETGISVRLGPPVGVSRYHLPSKKQKIVHYWAAEATDLAIRMSTFVPNKEIAALEWMGLKKARKALSYPVDVEILDEFVRLVDERAIDTFPLIALRHAKAVPREDWDREDAARPLSARGKKQAHAIVGPLLAFGVRRIVSSDARRCVRTVTPLAAAISRRIDTSHHLSQDAWENGRADVRSVIGDRVRARKPVVLCSHGPVLPDLLNEMALATGTLRGSYLGSASALETGAFSVVHLPRENPGSGIVAIETHMPKV, encoded by the coding sequence ATGACCGACACCGCGGTGTACGCGGCCGGTGGCGTGGTCTGGCGGTGGGTCGACGGCAAGGTCAAGGTGCTGATCATCCACCGCACCAAGTACCGCGACCTGACGCTTCCGAAGGGAAAGGTCGACCCCGGTGAGATGCTCGCCGAGACCGCCGTGCGCGAGATCCGGGAAGAGACCGGCATCTCGGTCCGGCTCGGGCCGCCCGTCGGTGTGTCGAGGTACCACCTGCCGAGCAAGAAGCAGAAGATCGTGCACTACTGGGCGGCGGAAGCGACCGACCTGGCCATCCGGATGTCGACGTTCGTGCCGAACAAGGAGATCGCGGCGCTGGAGTGGATGGGCCTCAAGAAGGCCCGCAAGGCGCTGAGCTACCCCGTCGACGTCGAGATCCTCGACGAGTTCGTGCGGCTGGTCGACGAGCGCGCCATCGACACGTTCCCCCTCATCGCTCTGCGCCACGCGAAGGCCGTGCCCCGCGAGGACTGGGACCGCGAGGATGCGGCGCGGCCGTTGTCGGCCCGCGGCAAGAAGCAGGCGCACGCCATCGTCGGCCCGCTCCTCGCCTTCGGCGTCCGCCGCATCGTCTCCTCCGATGCGCGCCGCTGCGTGCGGACCGTGACGCCGCTGGCGGCGGCGATCAGCCGACGCATCGACACCTCGCACCACCTCTCGCAGGACGCATGGGAGAACGGCCGGGCCGATGTCCGGTCGGTCATCGGCGACCGTGTGCGTGCCAGGAAACCCGTCGTGCTCTGCTCCCACGGCCCCGTGCTGCCCGACCTGCTGAACGAGATGGCGCTGGCCACCGGAACCCTGCGCGGGTCCTACCTCGGCAGTGCCTCGGCGCTCGAGACCGGTGCGTTCTCGGTCGTGCACCTGCCGCGCGAGAACCCGGGTTCGGGGATCGTCGCGATCGAAACGCACATGCCGAAGGTGTGA
- the pstS gene encoding phosphate ABC transporter substrate-binding protein PstS, whose translation MKLSRLAQLGAVAAVASLALAGCAANESAAPGAGSSDSSAPSLEGNLVGGGASSQEVAVQAWTQGLQTANPGLTIDYDPSGSGTGRESFQAGAVQFAGSDRAFKTDEITAGPFEACAADSDLVELPTYISPIAVVFNIDGVDSLNLDADTLAKIFAGQITTWNDPAIAALNEGVELPATAITPVHRSDKSGTTGNFTDYLGKTAPDVWTAGSVEEWPALGGEAAQGTSGVISAVEGGQGTIGYADASRAGNLGTVAIKVGDEFVEYSPEAAAAIVDASPEEEGRAATDIAIKLDRTSTEAGVYPIVLVSYLIGCAEYKDAATAEMVKGFFSYAASAEGQDAAASAAGSAPISETLRTQVTEAIEAIK comes from the coding sequence GTGAAGCTCTCCCGACTCGCCCAGCTGGGCGCCGTGGCCGCCGTGGCCTCTCTTGCCCTCGCCGGCTGCGCTGCAAACGAAAGCGCTGCGCCCGGCGCCGGCTCGAGCGACTCCTCGGCCCCCTCCCTCGAGGGCAACCTCGTCGGCGGCGGCGCCTCGTCGCAGGAAGTCGCCGTCCAGGCCTGGACCCAGGGCCTGCAGACCGCGAACCCCGGTCTCACGATCGACTACGACCCCTCCGGCTCGGGCACGGGACGCGAGTCGTTCCAGGCCGGCGCCGTGCAGTTCGCCGGCTCGGACCGTGCGTTCAAGACCGACGAGATCACTGCCGGCCCGTTCGAGGCATGCGCGGCCGACTCCGACCTCGTCGAGCTCCCGACCTACATCTCGCCGATCGCCGTCGTCTTCAACATCGACGGTGTCGACTCGCTGAACCTCGACGCCGACACGCTCGCGAAGATCTTCGCCGGCCAGATCACGACGTGGAACGACCCGGCGATCGCGGCCCTGAACGAGGGCGTCGAGCTGCCGGCGACGGCGATCACGCCGGTGCACCGCTCCGACAAGTCGGGCACCACGGGCAACTTCACCGACTACCTCGGCAAGACCGCGCCGGATGTCTGGACCGCCGGTTCGGTCGAGGAGTGGCCGGCCCTCGGCGGCGAGGCCGCTCAGGGAACGTCGGGCGTCATCTCGGCCGTCGAGGGCGGCCAGGGCACCATCGGCTACGCCGACGCCTCGCGCGCCGGGAACCTCGGCACCGTCGCGATCAAGGTCGGCGACGAGTTCGTCGAGTACTCCCCCGAGGCCGCGGCGGCGATCGTCGACGCATCGCCCGAGGAAGAGGGCCGCGCTGCGACCGACATCGCGATCAAGCTCGACCGCACGAGCACCGAGGCCGGTGTCTACCCCATCGTCCTCGTGAGCTACCTCATCGGCTGCGCCGAGTACAAGGACGCCGCGACCGCTGAGATGGTCAAGGGCTTCTTCAGCTACGCCGCGAGCGCCGAGGGTCAGGACGCCGCGGCATCCGCTGCCGGCTCGGCCCCCATCTCGGAGACCCTGCGCACGCAGGTCACCGAGGCCATCGAGGCCATCAAGTAA
- the pstC gene encoding phosphate ABC transporter permease subunit PstC: MTTTPEVTRTGAPRAKTRAGDRWFSGTALFAGSMILVTLAAVAIFLVIQSLPAFVATNEDASILPDNFWSYVGPLVFGTVWAAALALLMAVPLSLGVALFISHYAPRKLAQALGYVVDLLAAVPSVVFGLWGIGVLAPAVQPVYSWFVDNVGWFPLFNGPVSSTGRTIFTASVVLAVMVTPIITAICREIFLQTPTLHEEAALALGSTRWEMIRMAVFPFARSGIVSAAMLGLGRALGETMAVAMVLSVSGGVTFALFTSGNPSTIAANIALTFPEAYGTNVNVLIATGLILFVVTFAVNAVARYIVSRRKEFSGAN; encoded by the coding sequence ATGACCACCACACCCGAGGTCACCCGCACCGGAGCCCCGAGGGCCAAGACCCGAGCGGGCGACCGCTGGTTCTCCGGCACGGCGCTCTTCGCCGGCTCGATGATCCTCGTGACCCTCGCTGCGGTCGCGATCTTCCTGGTCATCCAGTCGCTGCCCGCTTTCGTCGCCACCAACGAAGACGCCTCGATCCTGCCCGACAACTTCTGGTCGTACGTCGGGCCGCTCGTCTTCGGCACCGTCTGGGCAGCAGCGCTGGCGCTGCTCATGGCCGTGCCGCTGTCGCTCGGCGTCGCGCTCTTCATCTCGCACTACGCCCCGCGCAAGCTCGCTCAGGCTCTCGGCTACGTCGTCGATCTGCTCGCGGCCGTCCCCTCCGTGGTCTTCGGCCTCTGGGGCATCGGCGTCCTGGCACCGGCCGTGCAGCCCGTCTACAGCTGGTTCGTCGACAACGTGGGCTGGTTCCCGCTCTTCAACGGCCCCGTCTCCAGCACGGGCCGCACGATTTTCACGGCATCCGTCGTCCTCGCCGTCATGGTCACCCCGATCATCACCGCGATCTGCCGTGAGATCTTCCTGCAGACGCCGACCCTGCACGAGGAGGCCGCCCTGGCCCTCGGGTCGACGCGCTGGGAGATGATCCGGATGGCCGTCTTCCCCTTCGCCCGCAGCGGCATCGTCTCGGCCGCCATGCTCGGCCTCGGCCGTGCGCTCGGCGAGACCATGGCCGTCGCCATGGTGCTCTCGGTGTCGGGCGGCGTCACGTTCGCGCTCTTCACCTCGGGCAATCCCTCGACGATCGCGGCGAACATCGCACTCACCTTCCCCGAGGCCTACGGGACGAACGTCAACGTCCTCATCGCCACGGGCCTCATCCTCTTCGTCGTCACCTTCGCGGTGAACGCGGTCGCGCGCTACATCGTGAGCCGCCGCAAGGAATTCTCGGGGGCCAACTGA
- the pstA gene encoding phosphate ABC transporter permease PstA: protein MTATLTPPSTSARSASTGLTTGHLPRWAPWAILGASLVVVGVFFGVIAAASGDALNVPGWLILSAVAYLVLITAVSAAVEGRRKSVDRLVTGVVTVAFLIAMVPLVSVAFTVITLGAPSWSGEFFSSSMRNVVGEGGGALHAIMGTVLITLAAAVISIPIGIFTAIYLIEYGQGKRLAQGITFLVDVMTGIPSIVAGLFAYALFALFLGPGIRLGIMGSVALAVLMIPVVVRSTEEMLRLVPNELREASFALGVPKWLTIAKVVLPTAIAGITTGVMLSISRVIGETAPLLITAGFTASMNYDLFNGRMQTLPVFTYTQYMNQGIPAEAFVGRAWASALTLIVIVMLLNLVARLIAKFFAPKTGR from the coding sequence ATGACCGCGACTCTGACTCCCCCGAGCACGTCGGCGCGCAGCGCCTCGACAGGCCTCACGACCGGCCACCTGCCGAGGTGGGCGCCCTGGGCGATCCTCGGAGCCTCCCTGGTCGTCGTGGGCGTCTTCTTCGGCGTGATCGCTGCCGCCTCGGGCGACGCTCTCAATGTGCCCGGCTGGCTCATCCTGTCGGCGGTGGCCTACCTCGTGCTCATCACGGCGGTCTCCGCCGCCGTCGAGGGCCGCCGCAAGTCGGTCGACCGCCTCGTGACCGGCGTCGTCACGGTGGCGTTCCTCATCGCCATGGTGCCGCTGGTCTCCGTCGCGTTCACCGTCATCACGCTGGGCGCCCCCAGCTGGAGCGGCGAGTTCTTCAGCTCGTCGATGCGCAACGTCGTCGGCGAGGGTGGCGGTGCGCTCCACGCCATCATGGGCACGGTCCTGATCACGCTCGCCGCCGCGGTCATCTCGATCCCGATCGGCATCTTCACCGCGATCTACCTCATCGAGTACGGGCAGGGGAAGCGTCTCGCACAGGGCATCACGTTCCTCGTCGACGTGATGACGGGCATCCCCTCCATCGTGGCCGGCCTCTTCGCCTACGCCCTGTTCGCGCTGTTCCTCGGCCCCGGCATCCGCCTCGGCATCATGGGGTCGGTGGCGCTCGCGGTGCTGATGATCCCCGTGGTCGTGCGCTCGACCGAAGAGATGCTGCGCCTCGTCCCCAACGAGCTGCGCGAGGCTTCGTTCGCACTCGGCGTGCCCAAGTGGCTCACGATCGCCAAGGTGGTGCTGCCCACCGCCATCGCGGGCATCACGACCGGCGTCATGCTCTCGATCTCGCGCGTCATCGGCGAGACCGCCCCGCTGCTGATCACCGCCGGCTTCACGGCATCCATGAACTACGACCTCTTCAACGGTCGTATGCAGACCCTGCCGGTCTTCACCTACACCCAGTACATGAACCAGGGCATTCCCGCCGAGGCCTTCGTCGGCCGCGCGTGGGCGTCCGCCCTGACCCTCATCGTCATCGTGATGCTGTTGAACCTCGTGGCGCGCCTGATCGCCAAGTTCTTCGCACCCAAGACCGGCCGCTGA
- the pstB gene encoding phosphate ABC transporter ATP-binding protein PstB, producing MSKSIEVNDLNVYYGDFLAVEGVSLDIEPRSVTAFIGPSGCGKSTFLRTLNRMHEVIPGARVEGSVLLDGDDLYGPGVDPVLVRRQVGMVFQRPNPFPTMSIRENVLAGVKLNNRRISKSDADALVEKSLRGANLWNEVKDRLDKPGSGLSGGQQQRLCIARAIAVSPDVLLMDEPCSALDPISTFAIEELIQELKSDYTVVIVTHNMQQASRVSDKTAFFNIAGTGKPGKLIEYDDTTSIFTTPSVQATEDYVSGRFG from the coding sequence GTGTCCAAGAGCATCGAAGTCAACGACCTCAACGTCTACTACGGCGACTTCCTCGCCGTCGAGGGCGTCTCCCTCGACATCGAACCCCGCAGCGTCACCGCCTTCATCGGCCCCTCGGGCTGCGGCAAGTCGACGTTCCTCCGCACCCTGAACCGCATGCACGAGGTGATCCCCGGCGCGCGCGTCGAGGGCAGCGTGCTGCTCGACGGCGACGACCTCTACGGACCGGGCGTCGACCCGGTGCTCGTGCGGCGCCAGGTCGGCATGGTGTTCCAGCGGCCGAACCCCTTCCCCACGATGTCGATCCGCGAGAACGTGCTGGCAGGCGTCAAGCTCAACAACCGTCGCATCTCGAAGTCGGACGCCGATGCCCTCGTCGAGAAGTCGCTGCGCGGCGCCAACCTCTGGAACGAGGTCAAGGACCGTCTCGACAAGCCCGGCTCGGGACTCTCGGGCGGACAGCAGCAGCGTCTGTGCATCGCGCGGGCCATCGCCGTCTCACCCGATGTGCTTCTCATGGACGAGCCCTGCTCGGCCCTCGATCCGATCTCGACGTTCGCGATCGAGGAGCTCATCCAGGAGCTCAAGAGCGACTACACGGTCGTCATCGTCACGCACAACATGCAGCAGGCCTCGCGCGTCAGCGACAAGACCGCGTTCTTCAACATCGCCGGAACGGGCAAGCCCGGCAAGCTCATCGAGTACGACGACACGACCTCGATCTTCACCACCCCGTCCGTTCAGGCCACCGAGGACTACGTCTCCGGCCGCTTCGGGTGA
- a CDS encoding type IV toxin-antitoxin system AbiEi family antitoxin domain-containing protein translates to MCESRSIFTTRELRADGLSRREMAAALDTGRLSRIRIGVYASPGACPSARAIAAHGGSMACVTAARHHGLWTLADDDEPHVWLKTGQRAHHGSSCGCVEHWDRDLRPTASGALPLRQVLRQILGCRGPEHFFVTLESALRQRRLTTADLRWLRMHTNARGREALQLARADADSGLESLLRWRLRTLGLRVRTQVSIFGVGVVDALIGDRLIVELDGRENHHSGAKRHKDLMRDANAATWGYVTLRFDYALVIHDWELVESAILGALRSHPSLRLAASV, encoded by the coding sequence ATGTGCGAGTCGCGATCGATCTTCACCACGCGGGAACTCCGCGCCGACGGCCTGAGCCGTCGCGAGATGGCGGCTGCACTCGACACCGGCAGGCTCAGCCGCATCCGAATCGGCGTGTACGCCTCGCCGGGTGCCTGCCCTTCGGCCCGAGCGATCGCGGCGCACGGCGGCTCGATGGCATGCGTCACGGCCGCCCGCCACCACGGGCTCTGGACGCTCGCCGATGACGACGAACCGCACGTGTGGCTCAAGACCGGCCAGCGCGCGCATCACGGCTCGTCGTGCGGGTGCGTCGAGCATTGGGACCGTGACCTGCGCCCCACGGCATCCGGTGCTCTTCCGCTCCGACAGGTGCTGCGCCAGATCCTCGGATGCCGCGGCCCCGAGCATTTCTTCGTCACGCTCGAGTCGGCCCTGCGACAGCGCCGTCTCACGACGGCCGACCTGCGGTGGCTCCGCATGCACACCAATGCCCGCGGCCGAGAGGCGCTTCAGCTCGCCCGGGCGGATGCCGACAGCGGGCTCGAATCGCTCCTGCGGTGGCGTCTGCGCACACTCGGACTACGGGTGCGAACCCAGGTGTCGATCTTCGGGGTCGGAGTCGTCGACGCCCTCATCGGCGACCGGCTCATCGTGGAGCTCGACGGCCGCGAGAATCACCACAGCGGGGCGAAGCGCCACAAAGACCTCATGCGCGATGCGAATGCGGCGACATGGGGATACGTGACGCTGCGCTTCGACTACGCGCTGGTCATCCACGACTGGGAGCTCGTCGAGTCAGCCATCCTCGGAGCCCTGCGCTCGCACCCGAGCCTGCGGCTTGCAGCATCCGTTTGA